A window from Triticum aestivum cultivar Chinese Spring chromosome 6D, IWGSC CS RefSeq v2.1, whole genome shotgun sequence encodes these proteins:
- the LOC123145220 gene encoding transcription factor bHLH137, with translation MAHCGGGPGPAAPREASSVESHFQGLLDDDDKYRALCGAFGYLQQQEWPDLSGACYAAFGAPPPPGTSNGAGNSFSCSGSASSGGGSTKRKPDAYVDAKDDCKRPRGKQQLCDPDEAGAAAKGRPEKAKACARKKPEPAAAGQKTDYIHVRARRGQATDSHSLAERVRRERISERMRYLQELVPGCDKVTGKAGMLDEIINYVQSLQKQVEFLSMKIAASNPVVNFNIVDDLFGGRRMNQACGPSMTTLPMHQGQLDPSCLQMSSATMQQMQQPAAGFGQDMLVNNPYPAAQSAPPSAAATPVSMSAAASVESCLDVNGAAAWDIASQHLFSGFDAQFQPVQSDCLLDNLKMEM, from the exons ATGGCGCACTGCGGCGGCGGTCCGGGTCCGGCGGCGCCGCGGGAGGCGTCATCCGTGGAGAGCCATTTCCAGGGCCTGCTCGACGACGACGACAAGTACCGCGCATTGTGCGGCGCGTTCGGGTACCTGCAGCAGCAGGAGTGGCCGGACCTCAGCGGCGCGTGCTACGCGGCCTtcggcgcgccaccgccgccgggcACCAGCAACGGCGCCGGCAACTCCTTCTCCTGCAGCGGTAGCgccagcagcggcggcggctccaCTAAGAGAAAACCTGACGCGTATGTAGACGCAAAG GACGACTGCAAGAGGCCGAGAGGGAAGCAGCAGCTGTGCGATCCTGACGAGGCTGGAGCGGCGGCGAAAGGGAGGCCGGAGAAAGCCAAGGCGTGCGCCAGGAAGAAGCCGGAGCCGGCGGCCGCCGGCCAGAAGACCGACTACATCCACGTCCGAGCCCGCCGCGGGCAGGCCACGGACAGCCACAGCCTCGCCGAACGG GTGAGGCGGGAGCGGATCAGCGAGCGGATGAGGTACCTGCAGGAGCTGGTGCCCGGCTGCGACAAGGTCACCGGCAAGGCCGGCATGCTCGACGAGATCATCAACTACGTCCAGTCCCTGCAGAAGCAGGTCGAG TTCCTGTCCATGAAGATCGCCGCCTCCAACCCGGTGGTGAACTTCAACATCGTCGACGACCTCTTCGGCGGCAGGCGGATGAACCAGGCGTGCGGCCCCTCCATGACGACGCTGCCGATGCACCAGGGGCAGCTGGACCCGTCCTGCCTTCAGATGAGCAGCGCTACCATGCAGCAGATGCAACAACCGGCTGCCGGGTTCGGGCAGGACATGCTCGTCAACAACCCGTACCCGGCGGCGCAGAGCGCGCCCCCATCGGCGGCTGCCACACCGGTGTCGATGTCAGCCGCCGCGTCCGTCGAATCATGCCTCGAC GTGAATGGAGCTGCTGCTTGGGACATTGCGTCTCAGCATTTGTTCAGTGGGTTTGATGCACAGTTTCAGCCAGTTCAAA GTGACTGTTTGCTAGACAATCTCAAAATGGAAATGTAA
- the LOC123145221 gene encoding uncharacterized protein, protein METVEEDVEEYSWREVVLPRLIPVVPHAAPELERETGERRRGRDLLVAIDFGPNSRHAFRWALAHLARIADTLHLVHAVSSVHNELVYNKSQELMDELAVEAFKESLVHTKARIVEGDAGNVICREAERLKPAAVIIGTRGRSLIQSVLQGSVSEYCFHNCKAAPVIIVPGKEAGEQSVL, encoded by the exons ATGGAGacggtggaggaggacgtggaggagtACAGCTGGAGGGAGGTGGTGCTGCCGCGCCTCATCCCGGTGGTGCCCCATGCCGCGCCGGAGCTCGAGCGCGAGACCGGGGAGCGCCGCCGCGGCAGGGACCTCCTCGTCGCCATCGACTTCGGCCCCAACTCCAGGCACGCCTTCCGCTGGGCGCTCGCCCACCTCGCGCGCATCGCCGACACCCTCCACCTCGTCCACGCCGTCTCCA GTGTGCATAATGAACTGGTATACAACAAAAGTCAGGAACTGATGGATGAGTTGGCCGTCGAGGCATTCAAGGAGTCACTG GTCCACACCAAGGCACGGATTGTTGAGGGAGATGCTGGAAATGTTATTTGCCGAGAAGCAGAGCGACTGAAGCCAGCAGCTGTCATTATTGGCACACGTGGTCGAAGCCTTATTCAGAG TGTGTTGCAGGGAAGTGTCAGTGAGTATTGCTTCCACAACTGTAAAGCAGCACCAGTTATCATTGTCCCAGGCAAAG AAGCTGGCGAACAGTCTGTGCTTTAA